A window of the Agrococcus jejuensis genome harbors these coding sequences:
- a CDS encoding GAF and ANTAR domain-containing protein, with protein MNATTRERELLETFVALSDTLVVDYDVVELMQLLVDRSAALFDAVSAGVLLSDADGRVEVLASTDERAKLVELMQLDEGAGPCLEALATGETVAVTDVRTVRDEWAGFRDQALSLGIHAACAVPMRLRGQTIGALNLFRARPGEFDAEDLAVVRAFADVATIGVLQQWALVESDLVRSQLSHALDSRVVIEQAKGVLAFRHGVDVDAAFALLRAQARRTRAPITEVARRVVAGDESIDAPTHA; from the coding sequence ATGAATGCGACCACACGCGAGCGCGAGCTGCTCGAGACGTTCGTTGCCCTGTCGGACACGCTCGTCGTCGACTACGACGTCGTGGAGCTCATGCAGCTGCTCGTCGACCGCAGCGCCGCGCTGTTCGACGCCGTGTCGGCCGGGGTGCTGCTGTCGGACGCCGACGGTCGGGTCGAGGTGCTCGCGTCGACGGATGAGCGTGCGAAGCTCGTCGAGCTCATGCAGCTCGACGAGGGTGCGGGACCGTGCCTGGAAGCGCTTGCCACGGGCGAGACCGTCGCGGTGACCGATGTGCGGACGGTGCGCGACGAATGGGCCGGGTTTCGTGACCAGGCGCTGTCGCTCGGCATCCATGCGGCGTGCGCGGTGCCGATGCGTCTGCGCGGCCAGACGATCGGCGCCCTCAACCTCTTCCGGGCGCGGCCCGGCGAGTTCGACGCCGAGGACCTCGCGGTCGTGCGCGCCTTCGCCGACGTGGCGACGATCGGCGTGCTGCAGCAGTGGGCGCTCGTCGAGAGCGACCTCGTGCGGTCGCAGCTCTCGCATGCACTCGACAGCCGAGTCGTGATCGAGCAGGCGAAGGGCGTGCTGGCATTCCGTCACGGCGTCGACGTCGATGCGGCATTCGCGCTGCTGCGCGCGCAGGCACGTCGCACGCGGGCACCGATCACCGAGGTGGCGCGTCGCGTCGTGGCGGGCGACGAGTCCATCGACGCGCCCACGCACGCCTGA
- a CDS encoding GAF and ANTAR domain-containing protein codes for MGLDGAAITTFASGPGAETMDASDAVSAGIDELQLDLGIGPGWDADARQTSVLVPDLAQDERWPALRDGCLALGSGALFAFPLAFGGMRIGAVTTYAVVPRTLDADQVARLAERSRSASMLLLLDTVREAERETSQNPRSRRTVHQATGMVLARFGLTPPDALALLQAHAFSVGSSVTQVAADIVEGRSRLLDPEPPATEEIGGELR; via the coding sequence ATGGGTCTCGACGGCGCGGCCATCACGACGTTCGCCTCCGGTCCCGGTGCCGAGACGATGGACGCCTCCGACGCGGTCTCGGCAGGGATCGACGAGCTGCAGCTCGATCTCGGCATCGGACCCGGCTGGGATGCCGATGCGCGGCAGACGTCGGTGCTCGTGCCCGATCTCGCGCAGGACGAGCGGTGGCCCGCGCTCCGCGACGGGTGCCTCGCGCTCGGCTCGGGGGCGCTCTTCGCCTTCCCGCTGGCGTTCGGCGGCATGCGCATCGGCGCCGTGACGACCTACGCGGTCGTACCGCGGACCCTCGACGCCGACCAGGTCGCTCGGCTCGCCGAGCGCTCGCGATCGGCGTCGATGCTGCTGCTGCTCGACACGGTGCGCGAGGCCGAGCGCGAGACGAGCCAGAATCCGCGCTCGCGTCGCACCGTGCACCAGGCGACCGGCATGGTGCTGGCGCGCTTCGGGCTCACCCCGCCCGATGCGCTGGCGCTGCTGCAGGCGCATGCCTTCTCGGTGGGCTCGTCGGTCACCCAGGTGGCCGCGGATATCGTGGAGGGAAGGTCGCGACTCCTCGATCCTGAGCCTCCCGCGACCGAAGAGATCGGTGGGGAGCTGCGATGA
- a CDS encoding SIS domain-containing protein, which translates to MSPLSAYVGTTEAAPMLLGGLARLGDDHDATGIAVWSARGDVAMTRVIGSTVLHPADFRAGDDARIGIAHVGCGTRARARRRDVQPLVDCTERLHVVQDGTISNAASLRAGLLADGHAFLSDDAAEVVAHLLEEALEHAGSVALALAATVPSLDGAWSIVALDGETGEVAASAAGSPLMLGERDDDMLLASHAASLAPHCSSVRLLARGDVVSIATGAVRWLRLGRERAAPPLVAIQPQLRGHDVGDDRHRDEIEDQPRAAARVLEAIGSSVADGSLWRALPLRPLDRVAFVGSGSALHAGRVAAAVLSDLGGVPTRWMRPADVATASLEPGTLLVGLGGSDDSSTLRRAVDAPSARGLQLLVLAHAHHSPLSRVADAALDWLAPPEVGAAAATFVGQAITGVAVALSALVASGRLDRASAAAHAAMLHETPSRLHDAIAGSTREVTALVEELRDHSSFLVVGTGSGLPYAAEGALQLQQLAARWAHHHPASDLLGSRSRVVDASMGAFVVDSGTDDVDDAIAYLVASGARVLRIGGRRADIGVAVRRGRNGRGVPWDATPWGPIEAIVPMQLFARELGRELGVAGPPAG; encoded by the coding sequence GTGAGCCCGCTCTCGGCGTACGTCGGCACGACGGAGGCCGCACCGATGCTGCTCGGCGGACTCGCGAGGCTCGGCGACGACCACGACGCCACCGGGATCGCAGTCTGGTCCGCACGCGGGGACGTGGCGATGACGCGAGTCATCGGCTCGACCGTCCTCCATCCGGCCGACTTTCGCGCCGGCGACGACGCACGCATCGGCATCGCACACGTCGGATGCGGCACGCGAGCGCGCGCGCGACGTCGCGACGTGCAGCCGCTCGTCGACTGCACGGAGCGACTGCACGTCGTGCAGGACGGCACGATCTCGAACGCCGCGAGCCTCCGCGCCGGCCTGCTGGCCGACGGTCACGCGTTCCTGTCGGACGATGCCGCGGAGGTCGTCGCGCACCTGCTCGAGGAAGCTCTCGAGCACGCCGGCTCGGTGGCGCTCGCCCTCGCCGCGACCGTGCCGTCGCTCGACGGGGCATGGTCGATCGTCGCCCTCGATGGCGAGACCGGTGAGGTCGCGGCGAGCGCCGCCGGCTCGCCGCTCATGCTCGGCGAGCGCGACGACGACATGCTGCTCGCGAGCCACGCAGCCTCCCTCGCCCCGCACTGCAGCAGCGTTCGGCTGCTCGCCCGCGGCGACGTGGTGTCGATCGCGACCGGTGCCGTGCGCTGGCTGCGTCTCGGGCGCGAACGCGCCGCCCCTCCGCTGGTCGCGATCCAGCCGCAGCTGCGTGGTCACGACGTCGGCGACGATCGGCATCGTGACGAGATCGAGGACCAGCCGCGCGCGGCCGCTCGCGTGCTCGAGGCCATCGGGTCGAGCGTGGCGGACGGGTCGCTGTGGCGCGCCCTCCCGCTGCGACCACTCGACCGCGTCGCGTTCGTCGGCTCGGGCTCCGCCCTGCACGCGGGTCGCGTCGCTGCGGCCGTGCTCTCCGACCTCGGAGGCGTGCCGACGAGGTGGATGCGACCGGCCGACGTCGCGACGGCCTCCCTCGAGCCCGGAACGCTGCTCGTGGGGCTGGGCGGGTCCGACGACTCGTCGACGCTGCGCCGTGCGGTCGACGCGCCCTCCGCACGGGGCCTGCAGCTGCTCGTGCTCGCGCACGCGCACCACTCCCCGCTCTCGCGCGTCGCGGATGCGGCGCTCGACTGGCTCGCCCCGCCCGAGGTCGGCGCGGCCGCGGCGACCTTCGTCGGCCAGGCGATCACGGGGGTCGCGGTCGCCCTGTCGGCACTCGTCGCATCCGGTCGCCTCGACCGAGCCTCCGCGGCAGCGCATGCCGCGATGCTGCACGAGACGCCGTCGCGCCTGCACGATGCGATCGCGGGCTCGACGAGGGAGGTCACGGCGCTGGTCGAGGAGCTGCGAGACCACTCGTCGTTCCTCGTGGTCGGCACGGGCAGCGGCCTGCCGTACGCCGCCGAGGGTGCGCTGCAGCTGCAGCAGCTCGCGGCACGGTGGGCGCACCACCATCCCGCGAGCGACCTGCTGGGCTCGAGGTCGCGCGTCGTCGATGCGTCGATGGGCGCGTTCGTCGTCGACTCCGGCACGGATGACGTCGACGACGCGATCGCCTACCTGGTCGCGAGTGGCGCTCGCGTGCTGCGGATCGGCGGACGCCGTGCCGACATCGGCGTCGCCGTGCGTCGGGGGCGCAACGGCCGGGGCGTGCCGTGGGATGCGACGCCGTGGGGGCCGATCGAGGCGATCGTGCCCATGCAGCTCTTCGCGAGAGAGCTCGGGCGCGAGCTGGGGGTCGCCGGCCCGCCGGCCGGGTGA
- a CDS encoding fibronectin type III domain-containing protein: MATAHVVPFHSLRRTLRASLALATAAAAALAGVLVAPATAAQAASVVDQANELVVGQGHPLRFGEWQTFTAGVSGRLTAVDVHVTNAAGQLVDVSVQSATGDTYAFGGAVAPGDGWLSIALSDTLSVVEDHVYTIRVSSPGVSPYVSVNMDQYSRGALVQAPPGIDLLFRTHVEPAGPPATPVTFAGQPSTLTVGTRVDFQYEVQGTAPIDVSWSNQMPPGLSLSSSGLLSGTPTQAGTFTLDLVGANAAGTVGHRSTITVDPAPVAPTISGAPTTTLDVGVEASPFQYTIAGVPTPTVTTTGTVPPGMTVSSAGVLAGTPTAAGTFSFRVTATNATGSASVDSTVVVRRAAQGTIDAPVEGGTGVYFVGGVIARYVASRDGVIDALAVHVAASSSTAGQPYRIELRDASGVQLDVARFPVTSTGWVTVLLDGGVVARAGQQYSFYLLSDGGDYAQFTFTTTPGFTFDHRVYLDSARTAPVVADPQQLSVGTAVSQALVSGNPAPTVTVTGALPAGVTIDATGLLSGTPTASGSFPVTLTASNGIGATVVRNVTIQVRETRPAAPTGVVLEPVGPGQMLVHWEPPTDQGDSSVTSNVVQYRERGTEVWTDVDASLVYSRASSLSGLTPLVEYEVRVAAVNAQGTGPWSVIATGAAQGQAAAPTVAAVSPISQGAIVRIMTGDLVGGSFISHRFETRVADSGDAWTVANVSSSMAGYSVSGLENGVVYELQVSTVTTAGIGVPSAPVLLAPRTVPDAVTGLQAIASDGTLSASWTAPEWNGGAAITEYVVEHSTGGGAWSTAGVQVDVEAATATITGLENGAAVDVRVSARNVAGTGASVTTSGTPFAPASAPTELSVGAFDRSVGLFWQPPTSNGGAPVLGYVVEHRVAGGDWSSDGVTVTATSAQIEGLANGVPIEIRVAAFNGALGAYATFSTTPFVLTPTVTSAGGALDGSTVRPGTTIEIVATDLPVGALASVYLRLAGSMTPASLVSSRFAAPTALDAGAALPIEGILVGEGVVDADGVLSLTATLPADVAPGDYELAVYLTDGTGSRSPFVTAFAIEASPVVPEPEAPVVPEPEAPVVPQVPVAPVVAPAPVVAPAAAPAVGALPRTGVDVATPLLALAMLLTAAGALLVRRRGARA; encoded by the coding sequence ATGGCCACTGCGCACGTCGTCCCGTTCCACTCGCTCCGTCGAACGCTCCGAGCCTCGCTGGCGCTCGCGACCGCCGCAGCGGCCGCGCTCGCCGGCGTGCTCGTCGCGCCGGCGACGGCTGCGCAGGCCGCATCGGTCGTCGATCAGGCGAACGAGCTCGTGGTCGGCCAGGGGCACCCGCTCCGGTTCGGGGAGTGGCAGACGTTCACGGCAGGCGTTTCGGGTCGCCTGACAGCGGTCGACGTGCACGTGACGAACGCTGCCGGGCAGCTGGTCGACGTCTCGGTGCAGAGTGCCACGGGCGACACCTACGCGTTTGGCGGCGCTGTCGCCCCGGGTGACGGCTGGCTCTCGATCGCGCTGAGCGACACCCTCAGCGTCGTCGAGGACCACGTCTACACCATCAGGGTCTCCTCGCCGGGGGTCTCCCCGTACGTCTCCGTCAACATGGACCAGTACTCGCGCGGCGCGCTCGTGCAGGCGCCTCCCGGCATCGACCTGCTCTTCCGCACCCATGTCGAGCCGGCCGGTCCGCCCGCGACCCCCGTCACGTTCGCGGGCCAGCCGTCGACCCTCACGGTAGGCACCCGCGTCGACTTCCAGTACGAGGTGCAGGGCACCGCGCCCATCGACGTGTCGTGGAGCAACCAGATGCCGCCAGGCCTCTCGCTCTCGAGCAGCGGCCTGCTGTCGGGCACGCCGACGCAGGCCGGCACCTTCACCCTCGACCTCGTCGGCGCGAACGCGGCAGGCACCGTCGGACACCGGTCGACGATCACGGTCGATCCCGCGCCGGTCGCTCCGACCATCTCGGGCGCACCCACGACGACGCTCGACGTCGGCGTGGAGGCGTCACCCTTCCAGTACACGATCGCCGGCGTTCCGACTCCGACGGTCACGACGACAGGCACGGTCCCGCCCGGCATGACCGTGTCGAGCGCCGGCGTGCTCGCCGGCACGCCCACGGCCGCCGGCACCTTCTCGTTCCGCGTCACGGCCACGAACGCGACCGGCAGCGCATCCGTCGACTCGACCGTCGTCGTGCGACGTGCCGCGCAGGGAACGATCGACGCGCCGGTCGAGGGTGGCACGGGGGTCTACTTCGTGGGCGGTGTGATCGCACGGTACGTCGCGAGCCGCGACGGCGTCATCGACGCTCTCGCCGTGCACGTCGCCGCCAGCAGCTCGACGGCGGGCCAGCCCTACCGGATCGAGCTGCGCGATGCGTCTGGCGTCCAGCTCGACGTCGCGCGCTTCCCCGTCACGAGCACCGGATGGGTGACCGTGCTCCTCGACGGAGGGGTCGTGGCCCGGGCTGGCCAGCAGTACTCGTTCTACCTCCTCAGCGACGGAGGCGACTACGCGCAGTTCACCTTCACGACCACGCCCGGATTCACGTTCGACCACCGCGTCTACCTCGACTCGGCCCGCACGGCACCCGTCGTCGCCGACCCGCAGCAGCTCTCCGTCGGCACCGCCGTGTCGCAGGCGCTCGTCTCGGGCAACCCAGCCCCGACCGTGACCGTGACCGGGGCGCTGCCCGCGGGCGTCACCATCGACGCGACCGGCCTGCTCAGCGGCACGCCGACGGCGTCGGGATCCTTCCCGGTCACGCTCACCGCATCCAACGGCATCGGCGCCACCGTGGTGCGCAACGTCACCATCCAGGTGCGCGAGACGCGACCGGCGGCGCCGACGGGTGTCGTCCTCGAGCCCGTCGGGCCCGGCCAGATGCTCGTGCACTGGGAGCCGCCGACCGACCAGGGCGACTCGTCGGTGACCAGCAACGTCGTGCAGTACCGCGAGCGCGGAACGGAGGTGTGGACCGACGTGGACGCGAGCCTCGTCTACTCCCGCGCCAGCTCGCTCTCGGGGCTCACGCCGCTCGTCGAGTACGAGGTGCGCGTCGCCGCCGTGAACGCGCAGGGCACGGGTCCGTGGAGCGTCATCGCGACGGGCGCGGCCCAGGGGCAGGCTGCTGCGCCGACCGTGGCCGCGGTCTCGCCGATCTCGCAGGGCGCGATCGTGCGCATCATGACCGGCGACCTCGTCGGCGGATCCTTCATCTCGCACCGCTTCGAGACACGCGTCGCCGACTCCGGCGACGCGTGGACGGTCGCCAACGTCTCCTCCTCCATGGCCGGCTACTCCGTCAGCGGTCTCGAGAACGGCGTCGTGTACGAGCTGCAGGTCAGCACCGTCACCACGGCGGGCATCGGCGTGCCGTCGGCCCCCGTGCTGCTCGCGCCCCGCACCGTGCCCGACGCCGTCACCGGTCTGCAGGCCATCGCCAGCGATGGCACCCTCTCGGCGTCGTGGACCGCGCCGGAGTGGAACGGTGGCGCGGCGATCACCGAGTACGTCGTCGAGCACAGCACGGGTGGTGGCGCGTGGAGCACCGCCGGTGTGCAGGTCGACGTCGAGGCCGCGACCGCGACGATCACGGGCCTCGAGAACGGCGCCGCCGTCGACGTGCGCGTGTCGGCGCGGAACGTCGCCGGCACGGGCGCCTCGGTGACGACGTCGGGCACGCCCTTCGCGCCCGCATCCGCCCCCACCGAGCTGTCGGTCGGTGCGTTCGACCGCAGCGTCGGGCTCTTCTGGCAGCCGCCGACGTCGAACGGCGGTGCGCCGGTGCTGGGCTACGTCGTCGAGCACCGCGTCGCCGGTGGCGACTGGTCGTCGGATGGCGTGACGGTGACCGCGACGTCGGCGCAGATCGAGGGGCTCGCGAACGGCGTGCCGATCGAGATCCGCGTCGCGGCGTTCAACGGCGCGCTCGGTGCGTACGCGACCTTCTCGACGACGCCGTTCGTGCTCACGCCGACCGTCACGTCGGCGGGCGGCGCGCTCGACGGCTCGACCGTGCGTCCCGGCACCACGATCGAGATCGTCGCGACCGACCTGCCGGTCGGTGCGCTGGCGAGCGTGTACCTGCGCCTGGCGGGCTCGATGACGCCTGCGTCGCTCGTCTCGTCGCGCTTCGCGGCGCCGACCGCGCTCGACGCCGGTGCGGCGCTGCCCATCGAGGGCATCCTGGTCGGCGAGGGCGTGGTGGATGCCGACGGCGTGCTGTCGCTGACCGCGACCCTGCCCGCCGACGTCGCGCCCGGCGACTACGAGCTCGCGGTGTACCTCACCGACGGCACGGGCTCGCGCTCGCCGTTCGTGACGGCGTTCGCGATCGAGGCGTCGCCGGTCGTGCCCGAGCCCGAGGCGCCGGTCGTGCCCGAGCCGGAGGCGCCGGTCGTGCCGCAGGTGCCTGTGGCTCCGGTGGTCGCACCGGCGCCCGTCGTCGCGCCCGCTGCCGCACCGGCCGTCGGTGCGCTGCCGCGCACGGGCGTCGACGTCGCTACGCCATTGCTCGCGCTCGCGATGCTGCTGACGGCGGCGGGTGCGCTGCTCGTGCGGCGCCGGGGCGCGCGCGCCTGA
- a CDS encoding alpha/beta fold hydrolase has translation MTSVITADDGYRIHVAEHGDPTGRPVVLLAGFKAPATTWRHQVRSLVDAGCRVLAVDVRGHGEAEPIGRGVTMARRADDVAAVLEQLDVQGATLVGGSMGGNTIWAYVERHGTDRIRAIAIVDQTPRMLNDAEWPHGYYGYETANRDTFFAEGIPPTGVGTPIWRRGMRLVRLVRAMGTPGRSELTPGELDVLGDHARADWRPTIARTEVPVLFVAGAESELWPATHAAAAAALAPRGESAVILQAGHATNMEQPAAFDRGLLEWLART, from the coding sequence ATGACGAGCGTCATCACCGCCGACGACGGGTACCGCATCCACGTCGCCGAGCACGGAGACCCGACCGGCAGGCCCGTCGTGCTGCTCGCCGGGTTCAAGGCACCCGCGACCACGTGGCGGCATCAGGTGCGCTCGTTGGTGGATGCGGGATGCCGCGTGCTCGCGGTCGACGTGCGCGGGCACGGGGAGGCCGAGCCGATCGGCCGCGGCGTCACGATGGCGCGCCGCGCGGACGACGTGGCCGCGGTGCTCGAGCAGCTCGACGTGCAGGGTGCGACGCTCGTCGGCGGCTCGATGGGCGGCAACACCATCTGGGCGTACGTCGAGCGGCACGGCACCGACCGCATCCGCGCGATCGCGATCGTCGACCAGACGCCGCGCATGCTGAACGACGCGGAGTGGCCGCACGGCTACTACGGCTACGAGACCGCCAACCGCGACACGTTCTTCGCCGAGGGCATCCCGCCGACCGGCGTGGGTACGCCGATCTGGCGGCGAGGGATGCGGCTCGTGCGCCTCGTGCGCGCGATGGGGACGCCCGGCCGCAGCGAGCTGACGCCCGGCGAGCTCGACGTGCTCGGCGACCACGCCCGCGCCGACTGGCGTCCGACGATCGCGCGCACGGAGGTGCCGGTGCTGTTCGTCGCCGGTGCCGAGAGCGAGCTCTGGCCTGCGACGCACGCGGCCGCGGCGGCCGCGCTCGCGCCGCGCGGGGAATCGGCGGTCATCCTGCAGGCCGGCCACGCGACGAACATGGAGCAGCCTGCGGCCTTCGACCGCGGCCTGCTGGAGTGGCTCGCGCGCACCTGA
- a CDS encoding FAD-binding oxidoreductase: MAVVDELRMRLRAEQVVTDDATREAYAHDDAEWAPYAPPAAVVFAESLDDVVATVEVANATGTPIVPRGAGTGLSGGANAIAGCILLSLERMTRIVEVDVDERFAVVEAGVLNDDLRRHVATHGLWYPPDPASQAISTIGGNVATNAGGICCVKYGVTTDYVLGLTVVLADGRVARIGRATAKGVTGYDLTSLIVGSEGTLAIVVEARVKLLPLAGREDRVVVGTFSALSDAGLAVASIARDGIVPAALELVDRTCLAAVNAWQGLGIPDDAAAMLLVRVDEVGQAGEELAERVAAHLAAANASGIERASDPDEIDRLFQARRLAYPALERLGPVLTEDICVPRMQVPAMLARIEAIAAEADVTIANIAHAGDGNLHPLIVVAADDADARARAKVAFDRIVDECQDLGGTATGEHGVGLLKLPAAAAEITGVELDLHVAVKHAFDPHGLLNPGKAFPSAGLTGGIGQVIDLSGSHASPAAPAHPKTGH; the protein is encoded by the coding sequence ATGGCGGTCGTCGACGAGCTGCGGATGCGGTTGCGAGCAGAGCAGGTGGTGACCGACGACGCGACCCGCGAGGCGTACGCGCACGACGACGCCGAGTGGGCGCCGTACGCGCCGCCCGCCGCGGTCGTCTTCGCGGAGTCGCTCGACGACGTCGTCGCGACGGTCGAGGTCGCGAACGCCACGGGCACGCCGATCGTGCCGCGCGGCGCGGGCACGGGCCTGTCCGGCGGCGCGAACGCGATCGCGGGCTGCATCCTGCTGAGCCTCGAGCGCATGACGCGCATCGTCGAGGTCGACGTCGACGAGCGGTTCGCCGTCGTCGAGGCGGGCGTGCTCAACGACGACCTGCGCCGCCACGTCGCGACCCACGGCCTCTGGTACCCGCCGGACCCGGCGAGCCAGGCCATCTCGACGATCGGCGGCAACGTCGCGACGAACGCCGGCGGCATCTGCTGCGTGAAGTACGGCGTCACGACCGACTACGTGCTGGGCCTCACGGTCGTGCTCGCCGACGGCCGCGTCGCGCGCATCGGCCGCGCGACGGCGAAGGGCGTCACGGGCTACGACCTCACGTCGCTCATCGTCGGCAGCGAGGGCACGCTCGCGATCGTCGTCGAGGCACGGGTGAAGCTGCTGCCGCTCGCCGGGCGCGAGGATCGCGTCGTCGTGGGCACGTTCTCGGCGCTGTCGGATGCGGGGCTCGCGGTCGCGTCGATCGCGCGCGACGGCATCGTGCCGGCCGCGCTCGAGCTCGTCGACCGCACGTGCCTCGCCGCCGTGAACGCGTGGCAGGGCCTCGGCATCCCCGACGACGCGGCCGCGATGCTGCTCGTGCGGGTGGATGAGGTGGGCCAGGCAGGCGAGGAGCTCGCCGAGCGCGTCGCCGCCCACCTGGCCGCCGCGAACGCATCCGGCATCGAGCGCGCCTCCGACCCCGACGAGATCGACCGCCTCTTCCAGGCGCGGCGGCTCGCGTACCCGGCGCTCGAGCGGCTCGGGCCCGTGCTGACCGAGGACATCTGCGTGCCGCGCATGCAGGTGCCGGCGATGCTCGCGCGCATCGAGGCGATCGCGGCGGAGGCCGACGTGACGATCGCGAACATCGCGCACGCGGGCGACGGCAACCTGCATCCGCTCATCGTGGTCGCGGCCGACGACGCGGATGCGCGCGCCCGCGCGAAGGTGGCGTTCGATCGCATCGTCGACGAGTGCCAGGACCTCGGCGGCACCGCCACGGGCGAGCACGGCGTCGGCTTGCTGAAGCTGCCGGCCGCGGCGGCCGAGATCACGGGCGTCGAGCTCGACCTGCACGTCGCCGTGAAGCACGCCTTCGACCCGCACGGCCTGCTGAACCCCGGCAAGGCGTTCCCGTCGGCGGGCCTCACGGGTGGCATCGGCCAAGTGATCGACCTCTCCGGCTCGCACGCGTCGCCGGCCGCGCCGGCCCACCCCAAGACTGGGCATTAG
- a CDS encoding alpha/beta hydrolase: MSVRSLAVLGFGAAVGGAVARRVAAAGQVDPQYRSAALLLPDVQLVRPMAALFRRVRPRPTAIADGVVATDRLVRARDGRGIRVWVYEAATDGAPVPAVLHVHGGGYVMGDPVASHARCSAIAAELGVRVVSVDYRLAPEHPFPAAIDDCVDVLAWMHASADAEGVDAARIAVVGDSAGGGLGACTAQAGFDLGLPVAFQALVYPMLDDRTRRRVDDRGRYAWPASSNRFAWDAYLAGAPGTSPYAAAARRADLAGLPPAWIGVGSLDLLHAEDLAYASRLRAAGVPVEVVEVPGAYHAFETLRPDAPGSQTFEHLLREALRAGLGLGAS; this comes from the coding sequence GTGAGCGTGCGCTCGCTGGCGGTGCTCGGCTTTGGCGCGGCCGTGGGAGGTGCGGTCGCGCGTCGCGTCGCGGCGGCGGGTCAGGTCGATCCGCAGTACCGGTCGGCGGCGCTGCTGCTGCCCGACGTGCAGCTCGTGCGGCCGATGGCGGCGCTCTTCCGCCGTGTGCGGCCTCGGCCGACGGCGATCGCCGACGGCGTCGTCGCGACCGATCGGCTCGTGCGGGCGCGGGATGGGCGCGGGATCCGCGTCTGGGTCTACGAGGCCGCGACGGATGGCGCTCCGGTGCCCGCCGTGCTGCACGTGCACGGCGGCGGCTACGTCATGGGCGATCCGGTCGCGTCGCACGCCCGGTGCTCGGCGATCGCGGCCGAGCTGGGCGTGCGCGTGGTGAGCGTCGACTACCGGCTCGCGCCCGAGCATCCGTTCCCGGCGGCGATCGACGACTGCGTCGACGTGCTGGCGTGGATGCACGCGTCGGCCGACGCGGAGGGCGTGGATGCGGCGCGCATCGCCGTCGTCGGCGACTCGGCCGGCGGCGGGCTCGGGGCGTGCACCGCCCAGGCGGGCTTCGACCTCGGGTTGCCGGTGGCGTTCCAGGCGCTCGTCTACCCGATGCTCGACGACCGCACGAGGCGCCGCGTCGACGACCGCGGCCGCTATGCGTGGCCGGCGTCGTCGAATCGCTTCGCGTGGGATGCGTACCTCGCGGGCGCGCCGGGCACCTCGCCGTACGCGGCGGCCGCGCGTCGGGCCGACCTCGCCGGGCTGCCGCCCGCATGGATCGGCGTCGGCTCGCTCGACCTGCTGCACGCCGAAGACCTCGCCTACGCGTCGCGGCTGCGCGCCGCGGGCGTGCCCGTGGAGGTCGTCGAGGTGCCCGGCGCCTACCACGCGTTCGAGACGCTCCGGCCGGATGCGCCGGGCTCGCAGACGTTCGAGCACCTGCTGCGCGAGGCGCTGCGGGCCGGCCTCGGCCTCGGCGCCTCCTGA
- a CDS encoding putative glycolipid-binding domain-containing protein, whose translation MRMYAWQRSDESTGHSVARVSAIDGGRRYQATEVLATPAAVSCSFTIDVTNESRPVRAIVRAFATSGSRVVELTTDGWRWTVDGRHRPILDGVTDVDVAATPLTNTIPIRRLGHLGVGEEAVMAVAWIDVPSLIVRRVQQTYTRLEPVDGMDAWRYEDRDHGGFTLLVDGDGVVVDYEGFATRVLPVRMPA comes from the coding sequence ATGCGCATGTACGCCTGGCAGCGATCCGACGAGTCGACGGGGCACAGCGTCGCGCGCGTCTCGGCGATCGACGGCGGCCGCCGGTACCAGGCCACCGAGGTGCTGGCGACGCCCGCGGCCGTGTCGTGCTCGTTCACGATCGACGTCACGAACGAGTCGCGCCCCGTGCGGGCGATCGTGCGCGCGTTCGCGACGTCGGGCTCGCGCGTCGTCGAGCTCACGACCGACGGCTGGCGCTGGACGGTCGACGGTCGCCACCGCCCCATCCTCGACGGCGTCACCGACGTCGACGTCGCCGCGACCCCGCTCACGAACACCATCCCCATCCGCCGCCTCGGCCATCTCGGCGTGGGGGAGGAGGCGGTGATGGCGGTCGCGTGGATCGACGTGCCGTCGCTCATCGTGCGCCGCGTGCAGCAGACGTACACGCGGCTCGAGCCAGTCGATGGCATGGATGCGTGGCGCTACGAGGACCGCGATCACGGCGGCTTCACGCTGCTCGTCGACGGCGACGGCGTGGTCGTCGACTACGAGGGCTTCGCCACGCGGGTGCTGCCGGTGCGGATGCCCGCGTGA